The region AACCAGGGCGACCAAGACAGCTATGCGGATGACAGGGGCGAACATCGAATGGAGACTGTCGTTTTCTTCCTCTAGGTTTGGCAAACACGGTCTCTCAAAACACAACCATTGTGACAGRAAAAAATGGAGAGATTGATAACTCACTAGATGACTCGTTTATTGAGAGTTCACTCATCTGGGTGTGATGATTTTTTCCATCAATAAGGTTCCGTTATGTGCAAACGTGTGTGGTGGTTTCATGGACTCCGAATATAAAGCAGTTAAAAATAATGGCAGACAAGATTGATGAGATTTTCGTTTCTGCCCCCCCCCACATTCAGAGCGCTTCACTTATTTAGATGGACCACCTGCTAGATTTGGCTAACTAGCAagccagctagttagctaataactGTCAAACCCCACTGATCCTGGATGATTTGTTTTATCTTCTTGGCAAGCGAAAAAATTATGTAAATATTGCGGTACGTGTGACTCCAGCAAGACGTATGTTTCAAGCTTCCTAACTGTTTCTTGTCGCCTATGCTTgaatataaaacaaaacattaagcGTCGACAAAGATGGGCTGCATAAAATCTATCGAAATGGCATCCGATGAAGAAATCCTGTAAAAACGATCAGGGTAGAAAGCTAAAATAACAAGAGCAAGCCAGCTCGCCTGTAtcacaaaaaaaatctgaccacgaTTGAATAGTCCAGATGCCGAATAAGGTAGGTTCACATGTATTCACCAAAATGAAGAATCAAAACAATCGCCTCCAATTGTCAGCTTTGCTTTCATATCGTCAGTTGTTGGCTTCCTGTCTGTCTACAATGTTCTTCTTTATCAGAGGACATAAATCGTAGAACGTCGCCATATAGACGCAGgttgctagctgaatatccaggCCAGCGTGCAAAAAAAACTATGCTGAAACAATCAGCTAGATGTCCGacaaaatctagctagctaacgagaaAACAACAATGTTATTGGCACTACAGTAACTATATGCAATATTTAAACAAATTATGCAACGAAAACAGCCAGTTAACGTTAGATTCTARATTTAACTAGGGACAATTGTTTGCTACGACCAACTGCTGTGCAAAACGTTGCTACTTGGTAGCGAGTTACTTACAGTCGCTAGCAAATAGCTAATCCTGTACTGTAGCCAGTTCAATTTGAactaaccagctaacgttagataatatacttacttagctagcatagATAGCGCTAGCTAACAACCGCTTTATCGCACTGACACGAAACGCACTCATGCAGTTAGCGATCTCAGCTAACGAATCCTGATCTTCGGGCAAATGCACGTCATTTCAAAAGACACAGGCGAAACCGCACACAATTTGCCATAATCATTTCTTTCACACAGTGTTGTGGGCTCTGGCATGGAGAcaccagtagctagctagctgttatgATGGGGGAGGGGGCGTTGGAAGGAGGAaattggctagctaacgttagcttgttaaCCGTCCACGGTCTCTCACCACTGACTTCCACTGGAAGTTGAGTCTTTTCTGGGCGACCAAcaacttgctagctaaccaacataCAATGGAAGATAAACTAACAACCTAAGTGCATATCATTTTGTCTTCTAATATCAGCTGCCCGTCGGTGTCTTCCTCGGTCAAGTGTTGTGACCATACGTTTCTTTTCCTCCTTGTTGCGCGCTACTCAAGACACTTTCCTCTTGCTACAGTAGCCCGAAGGAATCCGTACGAGCCGCTGAGATCGGTGCATTCGACAGAATCCGACGACGCGGGAGAACGTTTGATATCCTGTTTGTTTACGTTCCTCAAAGAGGCACAGATTTCTTCTTGTTATCCCTGGTGAGTCCGAGTAGAGACCGTAGACTTTACTCCGTTTCGTTGGCTGAGTCTCCTGTGTGCAGCTGTGTGGTGGGTTTGTGTCCCCCTGTGTATTCTGTATTCTCAGAAACAGGCTAGTTTAGCTACTGTGAAAGCCCCACTTCCTTACGCTGCGACTGAGAAGCCTGGAAAACATGTAATGGAACCGCATCGCTCATGGACGGGGAACTACATGATTATAAATGCCCTATTACgagtttattaaaataaataccaTTATATAAAATTAGCACTAGTCTGTTTAACTAAAAAAGGAAAGGCATTATTTGTAACAGTGTTCAAAAGAGGGCGGTAGGCACTGGGCACTCAGTATGGGCATCTTCTTTTTTACTATCACATGAATAATAGATGGCTGACACATCTGGGAGATAACTAGCCGGATCAATCCAATGCACCAATCCCTGAATCATTAGACAACCCATTTGTGTATCTTGAAACCACTTTACTGTAGGCGTATGTTGGAGACCTGTTTAATCAGATTTTGAAGCATATATACATGCATATTTGATTTTCCTAAAATTCAGTATGCATATGAATTAGCCAGTAGGCCTTCAACTATGTGATGCACTGTTAATAGAATACCAATTGCTGACGAATTTTGTTGGGCTTTACAACCTATACAACAGTGATTTATTTTTGGACAAGTATTTTACAAATGGGAAGCAAACACATCTGATGAAAGCACTGCAAAATTGGGCTCCAATGCCCATCCCAWATGGTATGGGGGTCAGCCGAGCTTCCACCAACCCACCTGACTCTTATCATAGCCTGTCTTCGAAGGCCACTTTGTCTCATAATTCTATTTAAAAATGTACGTCATCACACTGTTATATTTGATTTCACCAAgcaatattttattattatattttgtcAATAGATTGatcttattttttctttcttttttgcgATTACTGTCATGGAGACGTAGCGCCACCTGCTGTccagtaaatgtaatgttttcagAAGCGCTCCAGTCTAAAATGTCTCAATAGCCCCGTGGTTGTTTATTTGTTCGTGTGTCTTTAGCTATGTTTCTAGTAGTACAATTCTACCTACAGTTGACATACATTCAGAGAGGCACAAGCATGAACGGGAGGTCAGTGAGGTTTTAGAAAGACAGTTTATTCAGCATTGGGTAACAGTGGGGTTAAGCTTGGGATAACGGGTGAGAGGTTACTGCTGAATGCGGCGGATGGACTGGATCTGAGGGGTCTGGGAGTGGGAGCCGAACTCCTTGAAGTGCTTGTACTCGCCGCAGTGACGGTCACACTCCATGATGTACTGGTAGCCACGGTATCCGGGGTACTGGTAGCACACGAAACTGTTaggtagagagacagaaagagattaCAGAGTCAGTTGGCGGTAATGGATACTATGAGGCTAAGGGAGTAGTAAAAAATTAGATtggagagaggatgaaagagagaagCAGATTGGAGAAAGTGAGTgaagtagaggggagagagaggttgacTGTGTTAAGGGCCCGACTACTCACGCTCCGGACTGGATCTTGAGGGAGCCGACCTCGTTGTTGCACCAGCCCATGGCCTGGAGGGAGGGGTAGTCGTCGCTCAGCTCGCCCTTACGACCCAGGAAGTTCTCGCGCTCATAGATGGTCATACGACACTCCCTGTGGTTCTGGAGGGGAGAAGACGGGGGGGAGGATTGTCAGTTAGTCAGTCAAGAGGAAGAGTGTGGAATAGATAGTGATAGAAGCAGATAGGAGTAGATAGCGGTAGTTTAGTTACTCACAGCGCAGGCAATGGGCCTAAAGGAGGTCATCCTCTCGATGTGGTAAGCATTGCTACCTCCGAAGGCGTCGCACTGGGggtactctcctctctccagcacAAACTGCTGGCCCTGGTAGGAAGCATGCTCATAGCCAACCCAACTATacgagcgagagggagaaagggaagaagTAAGAGGTCATCATTTTCCCTCAGCTTCTCTAGATCAATAGTTCTGAAGACTGAAACCAGCGAGTGGAAGGTCTGTTTTGAGTGTTTCTGCGGGTGGGGATTTGAAGTGGGGATTTGTGTGTAAGTACTCACGCTCCACTCTCCACCCTGAGGGAGCGCACAGTCTCGAACCCGAACTCCATCACATTGCAGCACTCTGAGGTGAACTCATGCCGACGGCCCTGGAAGCACTCCTCGTCGAAGACAATGAtctgagagggacagacagagagagagagacgtgggttacatactgtatctatttaCCTGGACAGGTTCAAGCTGAGGTTTGTGTGCAGAacgggaggctgctgaggggaggacggcttataataatgtctggaatggaataaatggaatggtatcaaacacgtggaAACCATGTGCTTGACACGTTCGATAAGTGCCATTCATTCCGTTCCAGACATCACTATTAGCCCGTCCTCcccattaaggtgccaccagccgcctgtgtTGTGCAGCCGTAAGTGTCTCTACAACTCCCTCTTTAGAGTTAATATGGTCTGTGATTTGTCTAAATTCGTGCAGGGTGTAATGTGTTCAGCGGGAACAGACAGAGTGTGTCTAGACCCGACTCTGCTGTTGACCGAACAGACTCGTGTGATAAACGGTTTGTCCTGAGCTCAGGTTGTCACATTGATCCTAGAGACCTGTTTCTCCCGCATCTCTCTGGTTAAAGAGTTTTCCTGGACCCACAGACTGAGCTTAAATACTTGACAAATTCATCCTTCTTTCCCCTCTTCCTTCCTTGAGGTAATCACTGATCTGCCACGGTTGGATAGGTGGAAGGAAGAATTCCACTACATTGCTTTTAGGTCATGGACGGATGTATTTTAAAGTATTGAAACAGGTCCACGGCAGGCCTTTTATATGATGCACACTCAGTAAGCCAGTCTCACATACCTTCCAGTGGCCGGAGAACTTGGTGCAATGGTGAGTCATCTTATTGTCTGGAATGAGAGAGGACAGATAGTAGGACTGTTATAAACAATAGTACTTTTACAAAGAACAGAATGTTACATTTGGACAATGTGCAACTCGGGATGCTAGTTAGACCCACCCATTCATactcacattatacacacactctttcttctcatataaacacacacactgccccagacacgCAGCAAAGTTCGGCAACAAAGTTTGCCCATATCAAAAATACTGACCATCAAACAAATAtacaggtaaaatatatatatatatatatatatatatagaggtaTGCAAAGTAGCTGGTGTAGGGAGGAAATGGAGCAACATTGTGCTTCAACCATAACCATAATAGATTCCAGTGGCAGGTTAGTACAGCAGGACTCCCTCCCTGTCTAATAAACTATTCATATTGTACCACTGCATCAATGTATTTCTACGCTACACGGCCTGCTTTTATGTACTGAAAAGGCCCGTACAGCTCGAATGCTCTAGAATGTGAAAAGGCTGGTTTAGCTCTGTATGCAGGGCTAAAAGGCTTGGTTTAGCTATGTGTTGTTCAGGGCTGAAACGCCTGTGAGGATAGTATCCCAGCGAGGCTAAAAGCATGCACCGTGGAATGACTGGCCTGAATAGCAGGACCATTGTGTGATGCTGGATTGAAAGCGTCAGCAGCTATTTACAGATCCTGTACTGGAATGAGGAAAGTCCAACAGGCCAGGGGCCACATCTAGGATATTCTTCTTTAGGTCTccttttccaattttttttttatgcagcTCTTTTTGatttttctctctatttccccCCTTTTTTCTTCCGATTGTACTCTCTCCATCCCTTGTCGGCCCCTGTTCCCGGGGCCCAGAGTTATGCCCCTGGGCCTGCCTGGCTGCGGTGTGAAGTGGTGGCGGGCAGACCGAGTCATTATGGGGCCTGCTACCCTACCCTAGATACTCTGCCCCGCTCTGCcttcctgcctggctggctgggtggatgATCAGGCTGGTGCTATGGTTCTCTGGGTGGGACAGAGAGACTCACCTTGCTTTGATGCCCTTCGCTGTCCCGGAATGAGAGTGAGAGGACTCACGCGCCCCCACCCTTTTAAAGCCTCCCCTGGCAAAGGGCCACACTGAAAGCCCCAGCTCAGCAGCGGGGAGGAGCCTCTCTTTGTCCCGCCGACAAAAGCAGGGTTAATCTATAGAGGGACAGAAGTGCAGACACCACACTATCACCCAGGGCAGGGACCAGGggtagggagaagaggaggagagaagagacaagtgCAGGGCACTTAGAATGTCAAGGGGGGACGAGAGGAGGGGGATTCCCTCAAAAAgccaccctctctgtctctctctccacctcttcctcactaTCTCCTCCTTTCACTTCTTTACTTCTATCGTTCACAATCACATCTCATKTATTCTTATGGGTCTGTCAGCTAACTAGCTGTATCCCAAGAGCCTAGTGGATGACCCTGTCCTCTCTGTTGACAAGCATGTCATGTCCTTTACTCACCTGTAGGGagagacctgtctgtctccctgtctgttgcACCCTGGTTCACATCACCTCATTTGATCTGTTGCAATCACTGTCCCCTATTTCCTCTAAAGGATCGATAaagtattctgtctgtctgtctgtctaaccgaCTGACTTAATTGTTATTATGTCATCACTAATGCCTTTGGTGGATTGTCATGGTAAAAGGTTGACAGGACTGAAACCGAACATCTTCAATATAAACGTACAAGTTCAACTTGTGCATGGTTGACTTTTAGACTGTAGATGACTACGGTGTTGTTATTCTGTTAGCCCCACAATGTGACACGGCATGTAGCGTTGATGGTGCGCATCTTATTTCTCCCTAGAATTATTCCTAGTTAATCTGCAGCATGATCAGGGCATGCGCCCATGTTTCATAACACAGAGCAGCAGGAGGCTCCATTTGGTGCTGGAATGTGGACATCTCAtctggcagagagagaaacataaacataaagagagagagggagggaataagCCGAGCCAAGAAATGAGACAGAGGACTGAGTTGGAAGAGGGTCAGCAGCAGGCAAGTCTTCCTCCAGCTGCTTTAGCGTGAAACCCGCAGACGGGTTCCACTTCAACAGTGGAAAGGACTGTTTAGAAGGGGGGAAAATGGTGGTTATGAACTATTATAGTTGGTTAACCATTTGGCTAACCAAATGGCTATGTCATTTGTACTTAGGCTGTGTGTCCTTTTTTCCCGAAGGGAATATTCTTGTATTTCATTAACTTTCCTAaacatgtttataaaaaaaatgttaaccaTCACAACTGAATCAATTCAAAAGTATACATCATGCTTTTTACATAtgcatttatttaatttgatgttTAACAAACTGTGTTGTTGTAATGAGGTCTGTGTGAAGcttgtgtagaggagtcaggcgcaggacagcagatatgagtaaataaacgtaaTTTACTCAAAATAGACAAATGCAATACAATAAAGCGAGCCCACATAACGGACCGTATTacatacaaacaattactcacaaacaaacatggggggaacagagggttaaatcatgaacaagtaattgggggattgaaaccaggtgtgtaagacaaagacaaaacaaatggaaaatgaaaagtggatcggcgatggctagaaggccggtgacgttgaccgccgaacaccgctgTTGTAGGTCAGTACAAAAAGAAGAAAACAATTACTAAAAAAAAACTTCACAGCACTAAAAGAAGGTTGCTTACAATAATTTATTCATTCATGAACACATGTTGTTTTGACAAACTCTGTTATAATGCGTAAGCTGTTTATAACGCATTAGCCATAGCTGTAGTATTGGCCATGGCTTTTGCATTAGCCATAGCTTTAGCATAGCCATGGCTTTTGCATTAGCCATAGCTTTAGCATAGCCATGGCTTTTGCATTAGCCATAGCTTTAGCATAGCCATGGCTTTTGCATTAGCCATAGCTTTAGCATAGCCATGGCTTTTGCATTAGCCATAGCTTTAGCATAGCCATGGCTTTGGTGTTAGCCAGATACCTGTAGCATTAGCTCACAACACTGTGTTGAGCGAGCACAGCGCTGCGCTGGCTGTTATGACAGCAGAGTGATTGCCCAGTCAACCATTAGTCAACAGAGAAAGGAGCAGAGACTGGTACTAGCCTACCTCTCTCTGACTGGATCCTATGGAAAGCTGGTATCTATGGCTGCCTTTACACAGCCAGTTCAATTCtaatctttttttcactaattggtcgtttgaccaatcagatcagctccttTTCCAattaaaaatatcagaattggactgcctttgtaaacacagcctatgtTTCCTATTCTACACTGGCCTGCTTAGAATGATAAGATAACATAACAGAAGAATGACTCTTAATTATAAATAATACAGAGATGGATTTCCTAGACATTGATAGGTGCCCGGGTTTCCATGTAAAattggtctatgtatttttgtattttatctgtTGAGATCATCATTTGCCATTATTTTATACACTTTTTTTTGTAACCTTACTCAACCAACCTTTACTCAACCAACCCGTACTCTACCAACCTTCACTCTACCAACCTTTACTCAACCAACCCGTACTCTACCAACCTTCACTCTACCAACCCTTACTCTACCTACCTGTACTCAACCAACCTTTACTCAACCAACCCGTACTCTACCAACCTTTACTCAACCAACCTTTACTCAACCAACCCGTACTCTACCAACCTTCACTCTACCAACCCTTACTCTACCTACCTGTACTCAACCAACCTTTACTTAAAATACAAGTTATGCTCCTATTCATATTTATTCAATATGAAAATTGATCATATGGTAGGGCGGTAACCGCtacgtggttagagtgttggactagtaatgAAAGGTTGcacgatcgaatccccgagctgacaaggtaaaaaatcgtctgtccttctGCCCAATTGAACAAGGCggcttaacccactgttctaggccgtcattgaaataagaatttgttcttaactgacttggccgcgagttaaataagtaaataatgtattatctATTAAAGAACATGGTAAAGGAACCTGTCACTAGGTGATCATatcacaaccacaccaacatacagcacacacatgtTCACATAAGACTGACGCTAACACACAAAGGACACAGCATTATAAAGCAACCCTAGAAGTGTGTAAAGGAGgtatggcgagagagagagcggacatAATAGAGTAGAAATAACGCTGGGGAGAAATGTCAAACTCTTTCAGTCTCTCTAATCTTTTCCTCCCATCTATCTCGACCCCATCTCCATCTACCCTCCCTTCcgacccgcccccccccccgccctcttcaCACAGGTCTTTATGACTCTGTCTCGTCTTCTTCCCGTCGTTGTCCAATGCACAAGTACAGGTTCTCCACTGTACATGTAGGTCAAGATCAATGATCATTGTAGTCATGTTGCTGATGACTTTTAAATGTTGACGTGTCAATCGCCAGTCTTGATTGTTGATTTGTTCAATCACCTATATCTATCACAGATAAAAACCCGCACATCTGATAGGAGAAGTCAAGAACAGAGCAGCAACTTAACACTTAGCAGCTATAGTGTCTTATGTGTGGGCCCAGAGCCTGAAAGGCAGAGTTGCAGGGTTCCTGCCTTCAGTGACAACATGAGGCCTTTGGAAGTGTCACATGTTAAAGTGAAGTGTTAAGGCAGCCACAGGACAGAGACTGGGTTGAGTTTGTGTGTCTAATAGATGTGCAAGGGTAAGCTTTAATGACAATCCACTACTAGGGCATAATGACTGCCAAAACTAGCTGGTTGAGTTAAGGTTGTTAGAGTAAGCGTGGTTGAGTAGAGGGTTTGGGAATGGCTTGAGTAAGGTTGGTTGAGTAAGGGTTGGTTGAGTAAGGGTTGGTTGATAAGTTGGAGTATTGGGTTGAGTAAAAGGTTGGTTAGTAAAGGTTGGTCAGGAGTAAGGTTTGGTTGAGTAAAGGGGTCTGTATAGTAAGGGTTGGGTAAGCGTAAGGTTCAGTAGAGTAAGGTTGGTAGAGTAAAGGTTGTATAGTAAGGGTTGATAGGTAAAGGTTAGGTTGGTAAAGTTGGTTTGAGTACAGGTAGTAGAGTAAGGGTTGGTTGAGTACAAAGTTGGTAGCGTAGGTTGGTAGAGTAGGGTTGTATAGTAAAGGTTGGAGAGTAAGGGTTGGTAGAGGGTAAGGGTGGNNNNNNNNNNNNNNNNNNNNNNNNNCAGCTGTAATGACAATCACTACTAAGGGCATTAATGACTCCAAAACTAGCTGGTTGAGTTAAGGTTGTTCAGAGTAAGGGTGGTGAGTAGAGGGTTTGTTGAGTAAGGGTTGGTTGAGTAAGGGTTGGATTGAGTAAGGTGGTGAGTAAGGGTTGGTTGAGTAAGGTTTGGTTTGAGTAAAGGTTGGTTGAGTAAAGGTTGGTAGAGTAAGGTTTGGTTGAGTAAAGGTTGCGTATAGTAAGGGTTGGTAAGCGTAAGGTTAGTAGGAGTAAGGTTGGTAGAGTAAAGGTTGGTATAGTAAGGCGTTGGGTATAGTTAAAAGGTTGGTTGAGTAGAAGGTTGGTTGAGTACGGTAGGTAGGTAAGGTTGGTTGAGTAAAGGTTGGTAGCGTACGGGTAGGGGTATGTAAGTTTGTAGGTAAGGTTAGTAGAGTAAGGGTTGGTATAGTAAAGGTTGGTAGAGTAAAGGGTTGGTGTGAGTAAAGTTGGTTGAGTAAGGGTGTAGAGTAAGGGTTATAGAGTAAGGTTGTAGAGTAAAGGTTGGTAGAGTAAGGAAGCTTCGTGATATGAGAACCGACTATAGGGCATATCGACTCCAAGCTACTGGGGGGGTGAGTTAAGGGTTAGCTTAGAGTAAGCGTGTAGTAGAGTAAGGGTTGGCTTGAGTAAGGTTGGTTGAGTAAGGGTTGGTGAGTAAGGTGGTTGATAAAGCTTGTTGAGTAAGGTTGGGTTGAGTAAAAAGGTTGGTAGTAGAACGTGGTCAGTGAGTAAGGTTGGCTTGATAAAGGGTCGGTTGATACAGGTAGTAAGAGGGTTGGTTGAGTAAGGTTCAGTTAGATAAAGTTGGTAGAGACATGGAAAAGGTTGTAGATAAAGGGTTGGTATAGTAAAGGTTGGTTGAGTAAAGGTTGGTTGATATCAGTAGTGAGTAAAGGGTTTGGTACAAAGTTGAGTAAGTGGTAGGTAGGTTTGATAGTAAAGGTTGGTAGAGTAAGGGTTGGTAGAGTAAGGGTTGTAGAGTAAAGTTGTTATAGTAGTATTGATTGCTCTCAACTAACCAGATGAAGAAGAAGATCACACAAAAAATCAGTCCGGACAAAACGTACGTGaatggaaataaattgcaatCCCACCTTTTCTTCATCAACTTTTCCCACTTCAAAATAAAATCGCTATGTCATTTGAATCATAAGTCTTTCTCTTTTCAAAACTAAGCTAAGTGCTGGTGCAGTTTCACCTGTTAGAGttagagaaagatacagagagagattgtgtgtgtgtgtgtgttaactcctTACACCCTCCAGGTCTATGCATTCCTGTGCACTATATGCTACTGTAGCTTACAGGCTCAGCGCACTAACAGAGGGGAAAGTGCCATTGTCAGGGCTTTCCATTGACAGTAAAGTGCTTACAGGCAGATGGGGGTTCTGGTTGTTGCGATGGCCCAGGGGGCTTTGGTCCAGAACAACTCTGATGACGCTGGTGTTTCTATTGTCCACCGAGCCCTTGCGTTCAGCCTTTGCCAGGGTATAAAAGCTAGGGTTCTGCGCTGAGATGGCCAGCACGATCCAGCCTACCCCACACGGCACAGCAAGCTGTACACGCAGGTAAGGACACACCCCACACAAACTGAAAACAGCAGTCGATCCACAGCAGCAAACAGCACACAGGGGCCCACTCCTCTCAGCCTACCATTCCCGGGTGTGTCACCCCCAGGCGGGGCCGTAGGCCCTAACAGAGGCCCAGGCCTCAGGGCCTACATGAGGCACTCAGACCCCAGGCTGGATTGGTACAATGGATGGTTATTTTCTCCTTGGAGATTCTGATCCATCCTATGGAAGTGTTTGGCCGCTGTTTCCTGCCTCAGTTAGTTACAAAACTAAGAAATagtaacacatacacaaacaacacacattcactctGTAGTGAGAACATAGATGCCACACCTTTACCTGATCTGTGTTTTGATTCTTTTTTTCCCGCtccctgtccctctttctctcaatcGATCTCTCTACCTCCCACACcattctccctttccctttctttacttgcatccatcctcctctctctcgccctctttcccttcttcctctcttttactctctctgaACTGCTCCATCTTCTTTCCTCTgacattcctctcctctccctgtcctctctccattctccctccctctaccccttatccccctctccctccaccctttccttctccttccatccatccctccgtcAGAATCTCCTGATCCCTCACCATGTCTCAGACCGCCAAGTCCGCCTCCAGCCAGGGCACTGATGTCAAGGACAAGGGAGCCCCTGCCCCCGCTGCCACTAGCAAGGCCACTAAGACCGGAGAACCCAGCGTCGGAAACTTCAGAGTGAGTCGACACATTAAAAATAC is a window of Salvelinus sp. IW2-2015 linkage group LG5, ASM291031v2, whole genome shotgun sequence DNA encoding:
- the LOC111963873 gene encoding beta-crystallin A4, whose translation is MTHHCTKFSGHWKIIVFDEECFQGRRHEFTSECCNVMEFGFETVRSLRVESGAWVGYEHASYQGQQFVLERGEYPQCDAFGGSNAYHIERMTSFRPIACANHRECRMTIYERENFLGRKGELSDDYPSLQAMGWCNNEVGSLKIQSGAFVCYQYPGYRGYQYIMECDRHCGEYKHFKEFGSHSQTPQIQSIRRIQQ